Proteins from a genomic interval of Mycolicibacterium grossiae:
- a CDS encoding MCE family protein, protein MTPENSPRRSGIDPIWYAPVLVVVVIALVAVTALLFTGSLRPTVPLTLVSDRSGLVMENGAKVKLRGVQIGEVASIGADATHADAYSKLRLKIDRAAFGDIPADVRAEIKASTAFGAKYVELTAPQSSGPFRPIAPGAVLQSRNVTVEVNTVFENLQSVVRAVDPAKLNSVLSAFAEALRGKGETIGHAITDANRVLLAVNPRMSTVQRDWQLFGQTVDAYSSAAQDLLSTFDAFTTTSATITDHQAALSGALLSAVGFSQSGINVVGGNQPNLVRSLDLLEPTTGLLDAYSPTYTCLFQGAQWFLDNGGRDALGGNGKSVIMDAALLMGDDPYRYPDNLPVVNARGGPGGRPSCGSLPDVSKNFPVKYLVTDTGFGTGLDLRPNPGIGFPGLANYFPVTKAVPEPPRIRYPGGPAPGPAPPYPGAPPYGAPVASPAPGEGP, encoded by the coding sequence GTGACGCCCGAGAACTCGCCGCGCCGCAGCGGCATCGACCCCATCTGGTACGCGCCGGTGCTCGTCGTCGTCGTCATCGCACTCGTCGCGGTGACCGCCCTGCTGTTCACCGGCAGTCTGCGGCCCACGGTGCCGCTCACCCTGGTGTCCGACCGGTCGGGCCTGGTCATGGAGAACGGCGCGAAGGTGAAGCTGCGCGGCGTGCAGATCGGCGAGGTCGCCTCGATCGGCGCCGACGCCACGCACGCGGACGCCTACTCCAAACTGCGCCTGAAGATCGACCGCGCCGCGTTCGGCGACATCCCCGCCGACGTGCGCGCGGAGATCAAGGCCAGCACCGCCTTCGGTGCCAAGTACGTCGAACTCACCGCGCCGCAGAGCAGCGGGCCGTTCCGGCCCATCGCGCCCGGCGCGGTACTGCAGAGCCGCAACGTCACCGTCGAGGTCAACACGGTGTTCGAGAACCTGCAGTCGGTGGTGCGGGCCGTCGACCCGGCGAAACTGAACTCGGTGCTGTCGGCCTTCGCCGAGGCGCTGCGCGGCAAGGGCGAGACCATCGGACACGCCATCACCGACGCCAATCGCGTCCTGCTGGCCGTCAACCCGAGAATGTCGACCGTGCAACGGGACTGGCAGCTGTTCGGTCAGACCGTCGACGCCTACTCGTCCGCCGCGCAGGACCTGCTGTCCACCTTCGACGCGTTCACGACCACGAGCGCGACGATTACCGACCATCAAGCCGCGCTGTCCGGTGCGCTGCTGTCGGCGGTCGGATTCTCCCAGTCGGGCATCAACGTCGTCGGTGGCAACCAACCGAACCTGGTCCGATCGCTCGACCTCCTGGAGCCGACCACCGGCCTGCTGGACGCCTACTCGCCGACCTACACCTGCCTGTTCCAGGGTGCTCAATGGTTCCTCGACAACGGCGGCCGAGATGCGCTGGGCGGCAACGGCAAATCGGTGATCATGGACGCGGCGCTGCTGATGGGTGACGATCCCTACCGCTATCCCGACAACCTTCCGGTCGTCAACGCCCGCGGCGGTCCCGGGGGCCGGCCGAGCTGTGGATCGCTGCCCGACGTCAGCAAGAACTTCCCGGTCAAGTACCTGGTCACCGACACCGGCTTCGGCACCGGGCTGGATCTGCGGCCGAACCCGGGCATCGGCTTCCCCGGTCTGGCCAACTACTTCCCGGTGACCAAGGCGGTGCCGGAACCGCCCCGGATCCGCTACCCCGGGGGTCCGGCGCCCGGCCCGGCGCCCCCGTATCCCGGCGCACCGCCCTACGGCGCGCCCGTCGCATCACCCGCACCAGGGGAG
- a CDS encoding ABC transporter permease produces MRSDAVEATRRFGTQTAFYGQALGATPDAVRRYPGEVLRLIATMGLGTGALAVIGGTVVIVGFLTLSTGALIAVQGYNTLSNVGIEALTGFLGAFLNVRFIAPATAGVALAATIGAGATAQLGAMRINEEIDALEVMGIRAVTYLASTRIVAGVIAVIPIYTVAVLMSFLATRFGTTIVYGQSRGVYDHYFSTFLQPTDLLWSFAEALAMAAAVMAVHTYYGFTATGGPAGVGEAVGKAVRTSITAGVFILLTITLSVYGQSGNFHLSG; encoded by the coding sequence ATGCGGAGCGACGCCGTCGAGGCCACCCGACGCTTCGGGACGCAGACCGCCTTCTACGGCCAGGCGCTCGGCGCGACGCCGGATGCCGTCCGGCGCTACCCGGGCGAGGTGCTGCGCTTGATCGCCACCATGGGGCTGGGTACCGGTGCGCTGGCCGTCATCGGCGGAACCGTCGTCATCGTCGGCTTCCTCACCCTGTCCACCGGCGCGCTCATCGCGGTGCAGGGGTACAACACGTTGTCCAACGTCGGCATCGAGGCGCTGACCGGGTTTCTGGGCGCGTTCCTCAACGTCCGGTTCATCGCTCCTGCCACTGCCGGCGTGGCCCTGGCCGCGACCATCGGTGCCGGCGCCACCGCACAACTGGGCGCCATGCGCATCAACGAGGAAATCGACGCGCTGGAGGTGATGGGCATCCGCGCCGTCACCTACCTCGCCTCGACCCGGATCGTGGCCGGCGTGATCGCCGTCATCCCGATCTACACGGTCGCGGTCCTGATGTCCTTCCTCGCCACGCGCTTCGGAACGACGATCGTCTACGGCCAGTCGCGCGGCGTGTACGACCACTACTTCTCGACGTTCCTGCAGCCGACCGACCTGCTGTGGTCGTTCGCCGAAGCGCTGGCGATGGCCGCGGCGGTGATGGCGGTGCACACCTACTACGGGTTCACCGCCACCGGCGGGCCCGCCGGAGTGGGGGAGGCGGTCGGCAAGGCCGTGCGCACGTCGATCACCGCGGGTGTCTTCATCCTGCTCACCATCACGCTGTCGGTCTACGGACAGTCCGGCAACTTCCACCTCTCCGGATGA
- a CDS encoding MlaE family ABC transporter permease, which yields MTTTWTRPAVAVGDFVVLAGETFGALFRRPFAWRELLEQIWFVARVSIVPTLVLSIPYTVLIVFTLNIVLIEVGAGDLSGAGAALASVTQVGPVVTAIVVSGAAATAMCADLGARTIREEIDALKVIGVDPVQALVVPRVIAATFVALMLYSVVAVVGLAGSYFFVVYVQDVTPGAFVFGLTLLTGLPQVVVSLVKALLFGLSAGLIACYKGLSVGGGPTAVGNAVNETVVFAFMALFLINILATAFGVKVAP from the coding sequence GTGACGACCACCTGGACCAGACCGGCAGTGGCCGTCGGCGACTTCGTGGTCCTGGCGGGCGAGACGTTCGGCGCGCTGTTCCGCCGTCCGTTCGCCTGGCGCGAACTGCTCGAGCAGATCTGGTTCGTGGCGCGGGTGTCCATCGTCCCGACGCTGGTGCTGTCCATCCCCTACACGGTGCTGATCGTCTTCACGCTGAACATCGTCCTCATCGAGGTGGGCGCCGGCGACCTGTCCGGTGCCGGGGCGGCGCTGGCCTCGGTCACCCAAGTCGGACCGGTCGTCACCGCCATCGTGGTGTCCGGCGCGGCCGCGACCGCGATGTGCGCCGACCTCGGCGCCCGCACCATCCGCGAGGAGATCGACGCGCTGAAGGTCATCGGCGTCGATCCGGTACAGGCGCTCGTGGTTCCACGGGTGATCGCCGCGACGTTCGTCGCGCTGATGTTGTACTCGGTGGTCGCGGTCGTCGGGCTGGCGGGCAGCTACTTCTTCGTCGTCTACGTCCAGGACGTCACCCCGGGCGCGTTCGTGTTCGGACTCACCTTGCTCACCGGTCTGCCGCAGGTGGTCGTCTCCCTGGTGAAGGCACTGCTGTTCGGCCTCTCCGCGGGGCTGATCGCCTGCTACAAGGGCCTCTCCGTGGGTGGCGGCCCGACCGCCGTCGGCAACGCGGTCAACGAGACCGTCGTATTCGCTTTCATGGCACTGTTCCTCATCAACATCCTGGCGACCGCGTTCGGCGTGAAGGTGGCGCCGTGA
- a CDS encoding UBP-type zinc finger domain-containing protein: protein MSDAVDPTVPPSGAGCVECDAAGGWWVHLRRCAACGHVGCCDDSLARHAAAHWRSTGHPVIQSFEPGEDWFWDYSADAYYEGPELAAPDSHPEDQPVPGPRSRVPGDWMTQLRHRSD from the coding sequence ATGAGCGACGCCGTCGATCCCACCGTCCCGCCGAGCGGTGCCGGATGCGTCGAGTGCGACGCGGCCGGCGGCTGGTGGGTGCACCTGCGGCGGTGCGCGGCGTGCGGGCACGTCGGCTGCTGCGACGACTCGCTGGCCCGGCACGCGGCCGCGCACTGGCGCAGCACGGGCCATCCCGTCATCCAGTCGTTCGAACCCGGTGAGGACTGGTTCTGGGACTACTCGGCCGACGCCTACTACGAGGGCCCGGAACTCGCGGCGCCGGACAGCCATCCCGAGGATCAGCCGGTTCCGGGGCCCCGCAGCCGGGTACCGGGTGACTGGATGACGCAGTTGCGTCACCGCTCCGACTAG
- a CDS encoding cation diffusion facilitator family transporter, which translates to MVKPQGESTLTVVVAFAANLAIAIAKTVAAAVSGSASMSAEAAHSWADTGNEIFLLIANRRGQRAADERRPLGYGREAYVWSLLAAVGLFVVGAAVSLWRGVTELLHGSEGAENYLLAYVVLAVAFVLEGTSLAQATRQLRREATKLDSDLLDYAMRTSDPTVRAVFAEDSAALIGIVIAFLGILLHELTGSVVWDGIGSILVGVLLGVVAVVLISRNIQFLTGEPGSPRIKQGLVDKLAAYPEVAEVRFLRPEFIGPKRVLVIASVDLVGDAVESSIAKSLRDLEHRLEREPYVAEAILTVSEPDRAG; encoded by the coding sequence GTGGTGAAACCGCAAGGCGAGAGCACGCTCACCGTCGTGGTCGCCTTCGCGGCGAATCTGGCGATCGCCATCGCGAAGACCGTCGCCGCCGCGGTGTCGGGATCGGCGTCGATGAGCGCCGAGGCGGCACACTCCTGGGCCGACACCGGCAACGAGATATTCCTGCTGATCGCCAACCGGCGCGGGCAGCGCGCGGCCGACGAACGGCGGCCTCTGGGCTACGGCCGCGAGGCCTACGTATGGTCGCTCCTCGCGGCGGTCGGGTTGTTCGTGGTCGGCGCCGCGGTGTCGCTGTGGCGCGGCGTGACCGAGCTGCTGCACGGATCCGAGGGCGCCGAGAACTATCTGCTGGCCTACGTCGTGCTGGCCGTTGCGTTCGTCCTGGAGGGCACGTCCTTGGCTCAGGCCACGCGCCAGTTGCGCCGCGAGGCAACGAAGTTGGACAGCGACCTCCTCGACTACGCGATGCGCACCTCGGATCCGACCGTGCGCGCGGTGTTCGCCGAGGACAGCGCCGCGCTGATCGGCATCGTGATCGCGTTCCTCGGCATCCTGTTGCACGAATTGACCGGCTCGGTGGTGTGGGACGGCATCGGCTCGATCCTCGTCGGCGTCCTGCTGGGCGTGGTGGCGGTGGTGTTGATCAGCCGCAACATCCAGTTCCTCACCGGTGAGCCCGGGTCACCGCGCATCAAGCAGGGACTCGTCGACAAGCTGGCCGCCTACCCCGAGGTGGCCGAGGTGCGGTTCCTCCGCCCGGAGTTCATCGGCCCGAAGCGGGTGCTCGTCATCGCCAGCGTGGACCTCGTCGGCGATGCCGTGGAGTCGTCCATCGCGAAGAGCCTGCGCGACCTCGAGCACCGACTCGAGCGCGAACCCTACGTCGCCGAGGCGATCCTCACGGTGTCCGAACCCGACCGCGCCGGCTAG
- a CDS encoding phytoene desaturase family protein, with translation MTDFDAIVVGAGHNGLTAATLLQRAGVRTLCLDAQRYAGGMASTVELFDGYRFEIAGSVQIPTSARVSRDLGLDRLPTVDLDVMSVSLRGVGDEPFVYYTDPARLLAHVDEVHGADAMIGMAGLLAWCQAPTRALGRFDAEQPPKTIDEMYACATNEFERSTITDMLFGSVTDVLDRYFPDREKYGALRGMLALLAVNTTYRGPETPGTAAALAYGFAVPDENALLVKKLRGGIGALTAHLRNEFVTAGGELRLRSRVEDILVTDGRVTGVRLRDGCTVSAPTVVSAVAPDLTVTTLLDAGALPTDVRDRYTRVDHRGSYLQMHFALDGIPTFADPYGMLNDPALQSNIGIFSTPEELQRQWEDCRRGIVPADPAIALQIPSVHDRNLAPPGRHAASAFSLWFPVEAGEASYGDMKVEMGRRVIEKITRLAPDFASKIVRHTTFTPRHMGTMFGAPGGDYCHGLIHPDQIGQHRPGPRGYVDQPLPVAGLYLGSAGCHGGPGITFVPGYNAAKAVLADH, from the coding sequence ATGACGGACTTCGACGCGATCGTGGTCGGCGCCGGACACAACGGACTCACCGCCGCGACGCTGCTGCAGCGAGCCGGGGTGCGCACGCTGTGCCTTGACGCCCAGCGCTACGCCGGCGGCATGGCCTCCACGGTCGAACTCTTCGACGGCTACCGGTTCGAGATCGCCGGTTCGGTGCAGATTCCGACGTCGGCCCGGGTCAGCCGTGACCTCGGCCTGGACCGGCTACCGACGGTGGACCTCGACGTGATGTCGGTGTCGCTGCGCGGCGTCGGTGACGAACCCTTCGTCTACTACACCGATCCCGCGCGGCTGCTGGCTCACGTCGACGAGGTGCACGGTGCCGACGCGATGATCGGCATGGCCGGGCTGCTCGCGTGGTGTCAGGCCCCGACCCGGGCGCTCGGACGGTTCGACGCGGAGCAGCCGCCGAAGACGATCGACGAGATGTACGCCTGCGCGACGAATGAATTCGAGCGTTCGACGATCACCGACATGCTGTTCGGTTCGGTGACCGACGTCCTCGACCGCTACTTCCCGGACCGGGAGAAGTACGGCGCGCTGCGCGGCATGCTGGCCCTGCTGGCGGTCAACACCACCTACCGCGGCCCTGAGACGCCGGGCACCGCGGCCGCACTCGCCTACGGGTTCGCGGTGCCCGATGAGAACGCGCTGCTGGTGAAGAAGCTCCGTGGCGGCATCGGCGCGCTCACCGCACACCTTCGGAACGAATTCGTCACCGCAGGGGGCGAACTGCGGCTACGCAGCCGCGTCGAGGACATCCTCGTCACGGACGGCCGCGTCACCGGTGTCCGGCTGCGCGACGGCTGCACGGTGTCGGCGCCCACGGTGGTCTCGGCCGTGGCGCCCGATCTGACGGTCACCACACTGCTCGACGCCGGGGCGCTCCCGACCGACGTGCGGGACCGCTACACGCGGGTCGACCACCGCGGCAGTTACCTGCAGATGCACTTCGCGCTCGACGGGATCCCCACCTTCGCCGATCCCTACGGCATGCTCAACGACCCTGCGCTGCAGTCGAACATCGGCATCTTCAGCACCCCCGAGGAGCTGCAACGGCAGTGGGAGGACTGCCGCCGCGGCATCGTCCCCGCCGACCCCGCCATCGCGTTGCAGATCCCCTCGGTACACGATCGGAACCTCGCGCCGCCGGGACGACATGCAGCGTCGGCATTCTCGCTGTGGTTCCCCGTCGAGGCCGGCGAGGCGAGCTATGGCGACATGAAGGTCGAAATGGGCCGCCGGGTGATCGAGAAGATCACCCGCCTCGCACCGGACTTCGCCTCGAAGATCGTCCGCCACACCACGTTCACGCCCCGGCACATGGGCACGATGTTCGGTGCGCCGGGCGGCGACTACTGCCACGGACTGATCCACCCAGACCAGATCGGTCAGCATCGGCCCGGACCGCGCGGCTACGTCGATCAACCACTGCCGGTGGCCGGGCTGTACCTCGGCAGCGCCGGATGTCACGGCGGGCCGGGCATCACCTTCGTGCCGGGATACAACGCCGCGAAAGCCGTGCTGGCCGACCACTAA
- a CDS encoding TetR/AcrR family transcriptional regulator: MIRPAQTARSERTREALRQAALVRFLGQGVEETSAEQIAADAGVSLRTFYRHFSSKHDLLFADYDAGLQWFRAALAEQSGEQTLIDSVHAAVMAAPYDVDAVAKIAELRARELDAGRIVRHVRQVEADFAEAVEEYLARTGGAGRPGTDERLRLTVTARCVAAAVFGAMEVWMLDPDRSLPELARLTRTALEAVAAGLDPAA, encoded by the coding sequence ATGATTCGGCCTGCGCAGACCGCGCGCAGCGAGCGCACGCGCGAAGCACTGCGGCAGGCCGCGCTCGTCCGGTTCCTCGGCCAGGGCGTCGAGGAGACGTCCGCCGAGCAGATCGCCGCCGACGCCGGGGTGTCGCTGCGCACCTTCTACCGGCACTTCTCGTCCAAGCACGACCTGCTGTTCGCCGACTACGACGCCGGTCTGCAGTGGTTCCGCGCCGCGCTCGCCGAGCAGTCGGGCGAGCAGACGCTCATCGATTCCGTGCATGCCGCGGTGATGGCCGCCCCGTACGACGTCGACGCCGTCGCGAAGATCGCCGAGCTGCGTGCCCGGGAACTCGACGCCGGCCGAATCGTCCGCCACGTCCGCCAGGTCGAGGCGGACTTCGCCGAGGCCGTCGAGGAATACCTCGCCCGCACGGGTGGCGCGGGCCGTCCGGGTACCGACGAACGGCTGCGTCTGACGGTGACGGCGCGCTGCGTCGCCGCCGCGGTGTTCGGCGCAATGGAGGTGTGGATGCTCGACCCGGACCGGTCACTGCCGGAATTGGCTCGGCTGACCCGGACGGCGCTCGAGGCGGTGGCGGCGGGGCTGGACCCGGCCGCCTGA
- a CDS encoding CsbD family protein, with protein sequence MTDDSTAGEARKGLLDTVKGKAKEVAGAVTGNDSLTAEGQLEQEQAKQRREANSAEAVAQAEAEQAREQAAEAQAESFAERRQVDAETSAIKGQARAESLEQKQAAEAAGQRDAAAQKAQAETDAQRQAARAEAEERNRLATAADVVEEATEEHQLAARDAAEPHVEAQRLRREADALTDQEDLP encoded by the coding sequence ATGACCGACGACAGCACCGCCGGCGAGGCCCGCAAGGGTCTCCTCGACACCGTGAAGGGCAAGGCCAAGGAGGTCGCGGGCGCCGTGACCGGCAACGACTCCCTGACCGCCGAGGGCCAGCTGGAGCAGGAGCAGGCCAAGCAGCGCCGGGAGGCGAACAGCGCCGAGGCCGTCGCCCAGGCCGAGGCCGAGCAGGCGCGTGAACAGGCCGCCGAAGCGCAGGCCGAGTCGTTCGCCGAGCGGCGCCAGGTCGACGCCGAGACGTCCGCCATCAAGGGCCAGGCCCGCGCGGAGAGCCTCGAGCAGAAGCAGGCGGCGGAGGCCGCCGGCCAGCGTGACGCCGCCGCCCAGAAGGCGCAGGCCGAGACCGACGCGCAGCGCCAAGCCGCCCGGGCCGAGGCCGAGGAGCGCAACCGGCTCGCGACGGCCGCCGACGTCGTCGAGGAGGCAACCGAGGAGCACCAGCTGGCCGCCCGCGATGCCGCCGAACCGCACGTCGAGGCCCAGCGGCTGCGCCGCGAGGCCGATGCCCTGACCGACCAGGAAGACCTGCCCTGA
- a CDS encoding IF2 family translation initiation factor yields the protein MKITDIPFAVLRFQYSIARLPLQLIEDRVVSRWDSEAPARLIYERSFGTLDATIGTALGDADLAARGSALAERSDTLARAAELDAQAEAERRQADQRLETVRDSALEEMEDAREDRARNVAQARSDATERKQAAATSAAKRTAAAKQRADEQAEKRIQTAESARRAEQSTIRAQEKAATAAAEAKRDEAREKQTEAVEKRVEANKVEDLADAEKEKRQAERNGAE from the coding sequence ATGAAGATCACCGACATTCCGTTTGCCGTCCTGCGCTTCCAGTATTCGATCGCGCGGTTGCCCCTGCAGTTGATCGAGGACCGCGTCGTGTCCCGCTGGGACAGCGAGGCGCCGGCGCGGCTCATCTACGAGCGGTCGTTCGGCACGCTCGACGCGACCATCGGCACCGCGCTCGGCGATGCGGACCTCGCGGCGCGTGGCTCGGCACTCGCCGAGCGCAGCGACACGCTGGCCCGCGCCGCCGAACTCGACGCGCAGGCCGAGGCAGAACGCCGCCAGGCCGATCAGCGTCTCGAGACAGTGCGCGACAGCGCGCTGGAGGAGATGGAGGACGCCCGCGAGGACCGCGCCCGCAACGTGGCGCAGGCCCGCTCGGACGCCACCGAGCGAAAGCAGGCCGCGGCCACGTCGGCGGCGAAGCGCACGGCCGCCGCGAAGCAGCGCGCCGACGAGCAGGCCGAGAAGCGGATCCAGACCGCGGAGAGTGCCCGGCGTGCCGAGCAGTCGACCATCCGGGCCCAGGAGAAGGCCGCGACCGCGGCGGCCGAGGCCAAGCGCGACGAGGCCCGGGAGAAGCAGACCGAGGCCGTCGAGAAGCGCGTCGAGGCCAACAAGGTCGAGGACCTGGCGGACGCCGAGAAGGAGAAGCGTCAGGCGGAGCGCAACGGCGCCGAGTGA
- a CDS encoding serine/threonine-protein kinase has translation MADPELLGGRYQLRGLLGTGGMAEVHAGWDVRLNRPVAVKLLHRTLLADRDSRARFAFEAQAAAALSHPNIVVVHDSGEHPGPGGVPYLVMEQLPGTSLAEVIARGPLQVDRVRAVLGDVLAGLSAAHAAGILHRDVKPSNVLFGPTGEAKLADFGIAKSTARDLTQVGQVIGTLAYLSPERIAGAPATPADDLYAVGVMSYEALTGRTPTRPVVPLSVARPDVDPVLAGVIERAMAPDPAVRFASAAAMRDALRAVRPPTRVLGAPPVGPLPLTGAVPPPPPPSQRRRLLIVAAAALAVLLALVLAIAEAMTSDGGGGGTPTPTTSSTTTTTPITTTTTTTTTTTTTTTTTQPFQPPPPPRERPGRGNEGKPDKPRKGDDG, from the coding sequence ATGGCGGACCCGGAACTGCTCGGGGGGCGATACCAGCTCCGCGGCCTGCTCGGCACCGGGGGCATGGCCGAGGTGCACGCCGGCTGGGACGTGCGGCTCAACCGTCCGGTCGCGGTCAAACTCCTGCACCGCACCCTGCTCGCCGACCGTGACTCCCGGGCACGGTTCGCGTTTGAGGCCCAGGCGGCCGCGGCGCTGAGCCACCCGAACATCGTCGTCGTGCACGACAGTGGCGAGCACCCCGGGCCCGGCGGGGTCCCGTACCTCGTGATGGAGCAGCTGCCCGGCACGTCGCTGGCCGAGGTCATCGCCCGCGGCCCCCTGCAGGTCGACCGCGTGCGTGCGGTGCTCGGCGACGTGCTGGCCGGTCTGAGCGCCGCGCACGCCGCCGGCATCCTGCACCGCGACGTCAAGCCCTCCAACGTGTTGTTCGGCCCGACCGGCGAGGCGAAGCTCGCCGACTTCGGCATCGCCAAGTCGACCGCGCGCGATCTGACCCAGGTCGGTCAGGTGATCGGCACGCTGGCGTATCTGAGCCCCGAACGGATCGCCGGAGCGCCCGCCACGCCGGCCGACGACCTGTACGCCGTCGGCGTCATGAGCTACGAGGCGCTGACCGGCAGGACGCCGACTCGACCGGTCGTGCCGCTGTCGGTCGCCCGACCCGACGTCGACCCCGTCCTCGCCGGGGTGATCGAGCGGGCGATGGCTCCGGACCCGGCCGTGCGGTTCGCCTCGGCCGCCGCGATGCGCGACGCCCTCCGCGCGGTGCGCCCGCCCACCCGGGTGCTCGGCGCCCCACCCGTCGGACCGCTTCCGCTGACCGGAGCCGTCCCGCCGCCGCCACCGCCGAGCCAACGACGGCGACTGCTGATCGTCGCCGCGGCGGCGCTCGCGGTGCTGCTCGCACTCGTCCTCGCCATCGCCGAGGCCATGACGTCGGATGGGGGCGGCGGGGGCACCCCCACGCCGACGACGTCGTCGACCACCACCACGACTCCGATCACCACGACGACGACCACGACGACGACCACGACGACGACCACCACGACGACGCAGCCGTTCCAGCCGCCGCCACCGCCGCGCGAACGGCCCGGGCGCGGCAACGAGGGGAAGCCGGACAAGCCCCGCAAGGGCGACGACGGGTGA
- a CDS encoding oxygenase MpaB family protein, whose product MTQDTSPDCPVTSDAALAVGCPVAPGGYDAPPAPLGPDSLTWKYFGDWRGMLQGPWAGSMQNMHPQLGAAVEEHSTFFRERWQRLLRSLYPIGGVVFDTDRAPRTGAQVRDYHVDIKGVDAQGRRYHALNPDVFYWAHATFFVGTLIVAERFCGGITEDEKRQLFAEHKTWYAMYGTSTRPVPQTWEDFQAYWDHMCRHVLENNYAARAVLDLHALPKPPFAGALPDWVWALQRPLLARFFVWFTVGLYDPPVRELMGYGWSDRDEWVHRRLGRLVGAVFSVLPQRARMHPRARAGWDRVTGRAGADAALPETPARNLPPVEERGNPMHYCPHV is encoded by the coding sequence GTGACACAAGATACGTCCCCGGACTGCCCCGTCACCAGCGATGCCGCCCTCGCGGTCGGCTGCCCCGTCGCACCCGGCGGGTACGACGCGCCGCCCGCGCCGCTCGGCCCCGATTCACTCACCTGGAAGTACTTCGGTGACTGGCGCGGGATGCTGCAGGGACCGTGGGCGGGCTCGATGCAGAACATGCACCCGCAACTCGGAGCGGCCGTCGAGGAGCACTCGACGTTCTTCCGCGAGCGTTGGCAGCGGCTGCTGCGGTCGCTCTACCCGATCGGCGGCGTCGTCTTCGACACCGACCGCGCGCCGCGCACCGGCGCCCAGGTCCGCGACTACCACGTCGACATCAAGGGCGTCGACGCGCAGGGCCGCCGCTACCACGCGCTGAACCCCGACGTCTTCTACTGGGCGCACGCGACGTTCTTCGTCGGCACGCTGATCGTCGCCGAGCGCTTCTGCGGCGGCATCACCGAGGACGAGAAGCGCCAGCTCTTCGCCGAGCACAAGACCTGGTACGCGATGTACGGCACCAGCACGCGGCCGGTACCGCAGACCTGGGAGGACTTCCAGGCCTACTGGGACCACATGTGCCGTCACGTCCTGGAGAACAATTACGCCGCGCGCGCCGTGCTCGACCTGCACGCCCTGCCGAAGCCGCCGTTCGCCGGAGCGCTGCCGGACTGGGTGTGGGCTTTGCAGCGTCCGCTGCTGGCACGCTTCTTCGTGTGGTTCACCGTGGGGCTGTACGACCCGCCCGTGCGGGAGCTGATGGGCTACGGCTGGTCGGACCGCGACGAGTGGGTCCACCGCCGGCTCGGCCGTCTCGTCGGTGCGGTGTTCAGCGTGCTGCCTCAACGGGCACGCATGCATCCGCGCGCCCGCGCCGGCTGGGATCGGGTGACCGGCCGCGCCGGCGCCGACGCGGCGCTGCCGGAGACGCCGGCCCGCAACCTGCCGCCGGTCGAGGAGCGTGGAAACCCCATGCACTACTGCCCCCACGTCTGA
- a CDS encoding TetR/AcrR family transcriptional regulator: protein MTSGQRRSQWSGVPLRDRQVLRRDKLIAAGVDLLGDAGGPALTVRAACRAAGLTERYFYESFGDRDEFVGAVYDHVCSTAMSALTSSATPRDAVERFVTLMVDDPARGRVLLIAPQREPVLARSGAAWMPSFIDLLQHKLTRITDPAVQAMAATGLIGALTALFTAYLNGRLDATREQFIDYCVEMLLSRAATA, encoded by the coding sequence GTGACGTCCGGTCAACGGCGAAGTCAGTGGTCGGGCGTTCCCCTGCGCGATCGGCAGGTGCTGCGCCGCGACAAGCTGATTGCCGCGGGCGTGGATCTCCTCGGAGACGCCGGCGGTCCGGCGCTGACCGTGCGCGCCGCCTGCCGGGCGGCCGGACTGACCGAGCGTTACTTCTACGAGAGCTTCGGCGATCGTGACGAGTTCGTCGGCGCCGTGTACGACCACGTGTGCAGCACCGCGATGTCGGCCCTGACGTCGTCGGCCACGCCGCGGGACGCCGTCGAGCGGTTCGTGACGCTGATGGTCGACGACCCCGCGCGCGGCCGGGTGCTCCTGATCGCGCCGCAGCGCGAACCGGTGCTCGCGCGCTCCGGCGCCGCGTGGATGCCGTCGTTCATCGACCTGCTTCAGCACAAGCTGACCCGCATCACCGATCCGGCCGTCCAGGCGATGGCGGCCACCGGTCTCATCGGCGCCTTGACGGCGCTGTTCACCGCCTACTTGAACGGACGGCTGGACGCCACCCGCGAACAGTTCATCGACTACTGCGTCGAGATGCTGCTCAGCCGGGCGGCAACGGCCTGA